In a single window of the Lacerta agilis isolate rLacAgi1 chromosome 15, rLacAgi1.pri, whole genome shotgun sequence genome:
- the NIPSNAP2 gene encoding protein NipSnap homolog 2 isoform X2, with amino-acid sequence MAAGALLLLQRGSGGRLRLSAFAAQGGRSRLFFLRGLVSSNSRSAEDSWLKSLFVRKVDPRKDAHSNLLAKRETSSLYKIQFHNVKPECLESYNKLCQEVLPKIHEGKEYPCTLVGTWNTWYGEQDQAVHLWRYEGGYPALTEVMSKLRHDKPGTMIEWGNYWARAIGFRQDDKEAVGGFFSQIGQLYMVHHLWAYKDLQTREDIRNSAWHKPGWDELVYYTVPLIQEMESRIMIPLQISPLQ; translated from the exons ATGGCGGCcggggcgctgctgctgctgcagcgggGGAGCGGCGGCCGCCTCCGCCTCAGCGCCTTCGCAGCCCAAGGGGGCCGTTCCCGCCTTTTTTTCCTCAG GGGCCTTGTGTCGTCAAACAGCCGATCCGCAGAAGACAGCTGGTTAAAATCGCTTTTTGTCCGCAAAGTTGATCCCAGGAAAGATGCTCACTCCAACCTCTTAGCCAAACGGGAGACCAGCAGTCTTTATAAAATACAGT TTCACAATGTCAAACCAGAATGCCTAGAATCCTACAACAAGCTTTG tcaagaGGTGCTGCCAAAGATCCACGAAGGGAAGGAATATCCATGTACACTGGTGGGGACGTGGAACACGTGGTACGGAGAGCAAGATCAGGCTG TTCATCTGTGGCGGTATGAGGGAGGCTATCCAGCTCTTACAGAGGTCATGAGTAAGCTTCGACATGATAAG cctggAACAATGATTGAATGGGGCAACTACTG GGCTCGTGCTATTGGTTTCCGGCAGGATGACAAAGAAGCTGTTGGTGGCTTTTTCTCGCAGATTGGGCAGCTGTACATGGTTCATCACCTTTGGG CATACAAAGATCTCCAGACAAGAGAAGACATCAGGAATTCTGCGTGGCACAAGCCTGGTTGGGATGAGCTGGTATACTATACAG tGCCCCTTATTCAGGAAATGGAATCCAGAATTATGATACCATTGCAGATTTCTCCCCTTCAGTAA
- the MRPS17 gene encoding 28S ribosomal protein S17, mitochondrial, whose product MSALRGAVHAKWIIGKVIGTKMRKTAKVRVTRLVLDPYLLKFYNKRKTYFAHDPQQQCIEGDIVLLKALPERRSKHVKHELAEIVYKVGKVIDPVTGKPCAGSRLLESVTDSENLTDRDTSYLSEKLQELTVSSSDK is encoded by the exons ATGTCTGCATTGCGTGGTGCTGTCCACGCAAAATGGATCATAGGGAAAGTCATTGGGACCAAGATGCGTAAAACAGCCAAAGTGAGAGTGACGCGGTTGGTGCTGGATCCTTACTTGCTAAAG TTCTATAACAAGCGGAAAACATACTTTGCTCATGACCCCCAGCAGCAGTGCATTGAGGGAGACATCGTTCTCTTGAAAGCTTTGCCTGAACGGAGGAGCAAGCACGTGAAACACGAACTGGCTGAGATTGTGTACAAGGTTGGAAAAGTCATTGATCCAGTGACAGGGAAGCCTTGTGCAGGCAGTAGGCTACTGGAAAGTGTAACGGACTCAGAAAACCTGACCGATAGAGATACCAGTTACCTTAGTGAAAAGCTCCAAGAACTAACTGTTTCTTCTTCAgataaatga
- the NIPSNAP2 gene encoding protein NipSnap homolog 2 isoform X1, whose product MAAGALLLLQRGSGGRLRLSAFAAQGGRSRLFFLRGLVSSNSRSAEDSWLKSLFVRKVDPRKDAHSNLLAKRETSSLYKIQFHNVKPECLESYNKLCQEVLPKIHEGKEYPCTLVGTWNTWYGEQDQAVHLWRYEGGYPALTEVMSKLRHDKGFVEFRKERGNMLLSRKNQLLLEFSFWNEPVPRTGPNIYELRSYQLRPGTMIEWGNYWARAIGFRQDDKEAVGGFFSQIGQLYMVHHLWAYKDLQTREDIRNSAWHKPGWDELVYYTVPLIQEMESRIMIPLQISPLQ is encoded by the exons ATGGCGGCcggggcgctgctgctgctgcagcgggGGAGCGGCGGCCGCCTCCGCCTCAGCGCCTTCGCAGCCCAAGGGGGCCGTTCCCGCCTTTTTTTCCTCAG GGGCCTTGTGTCGTCAAACAGCCGATCCGCAGAAGACAGCTGGTTAAAATCGCTTTTTGTCCGCAAAGTTGATCCCAGGAAAGATGCTCACTCCAACCTCTTAGCCAAACGGGAGACCAGCAGTCTTTATAAAATACAGT TTCACAATGTCAAACCAGAATGCCTAGAATCCTACAACAAGCTTTG tcaagaGGTGCTGCCAAAGATCCACGAAGGGAAGGAATATCCATGTACACTGGTGGGGACGTGGAACACGTGGTACGGAGAGCAAGATCAGGCTG TTCATCTGTGGCGGTATGAGGGAGGCTATCCAGCTCTTACAGAGGTCATGAGTAAGCTTCGACATGATAAG gggTTTGTGGAGTTTCGCAAAGAGAGGGGAAACATGCTTCTCTCCCGCAAGAATCAGCTGCTGTTGGAGTTCAGTTTTTGGAATGAGCCTGTTCCAAGGACAGGGCCAAATATCTATGAACTGAGGTCTTATCAACTCCGT cctggAACAATGATTGAATGGGGCAACTACTG GGCTCGTGCTATTGGTTTCCGGCAGGATGACAAAGAAGCTGTTGGTGGCTTTTTCTCGCAGATTGGGCAGCTGTACATGGTTCATCACCTTTGGG CATACAAAGATCTCCAGACAAGAGAAGACATCAGGAATTCTGCGTGGCACAAGCCTGGTTGGGATGAGCTGGTATACTATACAG tGCCCCTTATTCAGGAAATGGAATCCAGAATTATGATACCATTGCAGATTTCTCCCCTTCAGTAA